From the genome of Vicia villosa cultivar HV-30 ecotype Madison, WI linkage group LG2, Vvil1.0, whole genome shotgun sequence, one region includes:
- the LOC131649076 gene encoding glutathione S-transferase DHAR1, mitochondrial-like, whose amino-acid sequence MALEIAVKAAVGAPTVLGDCPFSQRALLTLEEKKVPYNIHLIDVSNKPAWFLEVNPGGKVPVVKFDGKWVPDSDVIVGILEEKYPEPPLVTPPQFSSVGSNIFGTFVSFLKSKDSNDGTEQALLAELNALEEHLKANGPYVAGEKVSAVDLSLAPKLYHLTVALGHFKKWTIPESLTNVNNYVKLLFARESFKKTKAEEKYVIAGWEPKVNP is encoded by the exons ATGGCTCTCGAGATCGCTGTTAAGGCCGCCGTTGGTGCTCCGACTGTTCTCGGAGACT GTCCATTTTCACAAAGAGCACTGTTAACTTTGGAAGAGAAGAAGGTCCCATACAATATTCACCTAATTGATGTCTCTAACAAACCTGCATG GTTTTTGGAAGTGAATCCAGGAGGGAAGGTTCCAGTGGTTAAGTTTGATGGAAAATGGGTTCCTGATTCTGATGTTATTGTGGGGATTCTTGAAGAGAAATACCCTGAACCACCACTTGTTACTCCTCCTCAATTTTCATCAGT TGGATCAAACATATTTGGGACTTTTGTGAGCTTTTTGAAGAGCAAGGATTCAAATGATGGAACAGAGCAAGCTTTGCTTGCTGAACTGAATGCTTTGGAGGAACATCTTAAGGCCAAT GGTCCATATGTTGCTGGTGAGAAGGTCTCTGCTGTTGATTTGAGTTTGGCACCAAAACTTTACCATCTAACGGTTGCTCTTGGCCACTTCAAGAAATGGACTATTCCAGAGAGTTTGACTAATGTTAACAACTACGTCAAG CTGCTCTTCGCCCGTGAATCATTTAAGAAAACCAAGGCTGAAGAGAAATATGTCATCGCCGGATGGGAACCAAAGGTCAATCCATGA